Proteins encoded together in one Equus asinus isolate D_3611 breed Donkey chromosome 12, EquAss-T2T_v2, whole genome shotgun sequence window:
- the RPL8 gene encoding large ribosomal subunit protein uL2, which translates to MGRVIRGQRKGAGSVFRAHVKHRKGPARLRAVDFAERHGYIKGIVKDIIHDPGRGAPLAKVVFRDPYRFKKRTELFIAAEGIHTGQFVYCGKKAQLNIGNVLPVGTMPEGTIVCCLEEKPGDRGKLARASGNYATVISHNPETKKTRVKLPSGSKKVISSANRAVVGVVAGGGRIDKPILKAGRAYHKYKAKRNCWPRVRGVAMNPVEHPFGGGNHQHIGKPSTIRRDAPAGRKVGLIAARRTGRLRGTKTVQEKEN; encoded by the exons ATGGGCCGCGTGATCCGGGGGCAGAGGAAGGGCGCCGGCTCCGTGTTCCGCGCGCATGTGAAACATCGCAAGGGCCCCGCGCGCCTGCGCGCCGTGGACTTCGCCGAGCGGCACGGCTACATCAAGGGCATCGTGAAG GATATCATCCACGACCCGGGCCGCGGCGCGCCTCTCGCCAAGGTGGTCTTCCGGGACCCCTACCGGTTTAAGAAGCGGACGGAGCTGTTCATCGCCGCTGAGGGCATCCACACCGGCCAGTTCGTGTACTGTGGCAAGAAGG CCCAGCTCAACATCGGAAACGTGCTCCCGGTGGGCACTATGCCCGAGGGCACCATCGTGTGCTGTCTGGAGGAGAAGCCTGGTGACCGGGGCAAGCTGGCCCGAGCCTCCGGGAACTACGCCACCGTCATCTCCCACAACCCCGAGACCAAGAAGACGCGAGTGAAGCTGCCCTCGGGCTCCAAGAAGGTCATCTCTTCGGCCAACAGAGCTGTGGTCG GTGTGGTGGCTGGAGGTGGCCGCATTGACAAACCCATCCTCAAGGCTGGCCGTGCCTACCACAAATATAAGGCAAAGAGGAACTGCTGGCCGCGTGTGCGGGGTGTGGCCATGAAC CCCGTGGAGCATCCCTTTGGAGGTGGCAACCACCAGCACATCGGCAAACCCTCCACCATCCGCAGAGATGCCCCTGCTGGTCGCAAAGTGGGTCTCATCGCTGCCCGCCGGACCGGGCGTCTCCGGGGAACTAAGACTGTGCAGGAGAAAGAGAACTAG
- the ZNF34 gene encoding zinc finger protein 34, whose translation MAALHLSAPPQAELTFEDVAVLLSQEEWGLLDPAQRGLYRDVMLETYRNLVSLGAGPAGPKPGVITQLERGNEPWVLDTQGVEGRERQKVDGSAHETRTEYKELTSGKMLDGGELGRLRQTVPQGPEPREECERAGELEECVDKPVAQRGPRPVTLTNDASGQESGGSLTLESSPVPDQRPHKCDICEQSFEQRSYLNNHKRVHRSKKPNTVHDSGEIFSANLVVKEDQKIPIGKRLHYCGYCGKAFRYSANLVKHQRLHSEEKPYKCDECGKAFSQSCEFINHRRMHSGEIPYRCDECGKTFNRRPNLMKHQRIHTGEKPYKCGECGKHFSAYSSLIYHQRIHTGEKPYKCNDCGKAFSDSSILIRHRRTHTGEKPFECKECGKGFTQSSNLIQHQRIHTGEKPYKCNECEKAFIQKTKLVEHQRSHTGEKPYECNDCGKVFSQSTHLIQHQRIHTGEKPYKCGECGKAFHNSSRLIHHQRSHHGEKPYKCSDCKKAFSQGAYLIQHRRIHTGEKPYKCGECGKAFRHSSNMFQHQRIHTGEKPYKCGECGKHFSAYPSLIYHQRIHTGEKPYKCNDCGKAFSDSSILIRHRRTHTGEKPFECKECGKGFTQSFNLIQHQRIHTGETL comes from the exons ATGGCGGCTTTGCACCTGTCTGCCCCACCCCAG GCCGAGCTGACCTTTGAGGATGTGGCTGTGCTCCTCTCTCAGGAGGAGTGGGGCCTTCTGGACCCTGCTCAGAGGGGCCTCTACAGGGACGTGATGCTGGAGACCTACAGGAACCTGGTCTCCCTGG GAGCTGGGCCTGCAGGTCCCAAGCCTGGAGTGATCACACAGCTGGAGCGAGGGAATGAGCCATGGGTCCTGGACACACAGGGCGTCGAGGGGAGAGAGCGACAGAAAGTTGATGGCTCAG CTCATGAGACCAGGACTGAGTACAAGGAGTTGACTTCAGGGAAGATGCTTGATGGTGGAGAACTGGGCCGACTCAGGCAGACTGTTCCCCAAGGACCTGAGCCAAGAGAGGAATGTGAGCGTGCCGGGGAGCTGGAAGAGTGCGTGGACAAGCCTGTGGCACAGAGAGGCCCCAGGCCAGTCACACTGACCAATGATGCAAGTGGCCAGGAGTCTGGGGGAAGCCTCACATTGGAGTCAAGCCCTGTTCCTGATCAGAGACCTCACAAGTGTGACATATGTGAACAAAGTTTTGAACAGAGATCATACCTCAATAACCATAAGCGTGTACACAGGTCAAAAAAACCAAATACAGTTCATGATTCTGGGGAAATCTTCAGTGCAAATTTAGTTGTTAAAGAAGATCAGAAAATTCCCATTGGGAAAAGATTGCATTATTGTGGTtactgtgggaaagccttcaggtACAGTGCTAACCTTGTCAAGCACCAGCGGCTTCACAGTGAAGAGAAACCCTACAAGTGTGatgagtgtgggaaagccttcagccaGAGCTGCGAGTTCATCAATCACCGGAGGATGCACTCAGGGGAGATCCCCTACCGGTGTGATGAGTGTGGGAAGACATTTAATCGGAGGCCCAACCTCATGAAGCATCAGAGGatccacactggggagaagcccTACAAGTGTGGCGAGTGTGGGAAACACTTCAGCGCCTATTCTTCCCTTATATATCACCAGAGgatccacactggagagaaaccctataagtGCAACgactgtgggaaagccttcagtgacAGCTCAATCCTCATCCGACATCGTCggactcacactggagagaagccattTGAGTGTAAAGAATGCGGCAAAGGCTTTACCCAAAGTTCTAACCTTATCCAACATcaaagaattcacactggagagaaaccgtaTAAATGTAACGAATGTGAGAAAGCCTTCATCCAAAAAACCAAACTTGTTGAACATCAGAGGAGccatactggagagaagccctatgaatgtaatgaCTGTGGCAAAGTCTTCAGCCAGAGCACACACCTCATCCAACATCAGAGGAtccacacaggagagaagccctataAGTGTGGtgagtgtgggaaggccttccACAACAGTTCCAGACTCATCCACCACCAAAGGTCACACCATGGAGAGAAGCCGTACAAATGCAGTGATTGCAAGAAAGCCTTCAGCCAGGGCGCTTACCTCATCCAGCACCGGAGGATCCACACGGGGGAGAAGCCCTACAAGTGTGGCGAGTGTGGCAAGGCCTTCCGGCACAGTTCCAACATGTTCCAGCATCAGAGGatccacactggggagaagcccTACAAGTGTGGCGAGTGTGGGAAACACTTCAGCGCCTACCCTTCCCTTATATATCACCAGAGgatccacactggagagaaaccctataagtGCAACgactgtgggaaagccttcagtgacAGCTCAATCCTCATCCGACATCGTCggactcacactggagagaagccattTGAGTGTAAAGAATGCGGCAAAGGCTTTACCCAAAGTTTTAACCTTATCCAACATcaaagaattcacactggagagaccCTGTAA